The following coding sequences are from one Paenibacillus tundrae window:
- a CDS encoding glycosyl hydrolase, translating into MWNGDAFENPEAQYRVHPFWFWNGDMEESQIKHQIAEMHKQGVGGFFICPRQGLQIPYLSEAWFDKVKVATQAAEELGMQVWLYDEFPYPSGMAGGEVTLEFPEAKQRQLIHHHLNVQGDTLLDHELPWGRVLHAIAVPKDAQGERSWHESINLRGFIGNVQTDQVYQETGLTSYNRKRFFTYHTAFRLLWKAPAGEWEVIVFQEEEIDDFKYYGNFVDPCHQEAMSRFIELTHDRYKSAFGERFESVIKGVFSDEIAPLGKIPWSPQLPRYFGERCGYSLIESLPALLYGDVPDFERIRYDYYQSLHLLLRTSYHKQVHDWCEQAGIQYAAEVPGVRMTTQLYSHMPGGDSAHEKIGRSLSWILERYGKRMRDNPKMVSSLARQLGRERNLIECFHSVGWSMTLQDAKWMIDRMAAMGTNFFNFHAFFYTIGGLAKHDAPPSQFLQNPYWEHFRELGDYTGRLGYLMSTGAADIRIAVLDPTTTLWSLMGNPLHGFEYSGEDEAEKARLERLTNDWMRITTHLLQSRRDYDHLDPELLAEAQLVDGRIEIGTARYEVLILPPMLNLEAAAWKQVKHWVLQGGIVISVGLPPYIPIQQGSPAGDEAARFFGAGEHPEIQYWDNGQDEQDEGKSLWRRGEGKAYFLPTAGSDSINRAVLESMSLLLDEILPEPVRWVMEKESSSLLMQTRQLSKGEYMVFLTNQEDQCLEGELKVTVDALWAVAERSPSRGLRVERLDLEQGQRCPLPIHHRADEGYISLQLAPYEAHAIRLTWDDEHGSAEEQFTENTEKKESALSVSTVVASIDEVHSITIPSEGPWRFETVQPNVLRMGHFHLTAKNYNGVIFENGHSEVKPFIDQAAECSVHSSLPLQFNQVFGTPKKPTIAYPLECHYATSFELRTALADCLLFMDRAAISGDWTLMINDHAIRPDAFKSAQITDFDNIGYDITPWLHSGLNELKVTVQITKDEDGIVDPLYLQGRFGVEFHHEGMASLVREPDTAVQIQPEPQALYPHFAGEMIYKRSLCLDQRSPDIPFFELEFSDWRVQDVTEVLVNGYSLGVRCWSPYRWRGQSSWLRAGDNEIEVRVTNTLVGLLEGTYFDSSSHQLREAGWRQADG; encoded by the coding sequence ATGTGGAACGGGGATGCTTTTGAAAATCCCGAGGCGCAGTACCGGGTTCATCCCTTTTGGTTTTGGAATGGGGATATGGAAGAAAGCCAGATTAAGCATCAGATCGCAGAAATGCATAAGCAGGGCGTGGGTGGATTCTTTATATGTCCGCGTCAGGGACTACAGATTCCTTATTTATCTGAAGCATGGTTTGATAAGGTCAAAGTAGCTACCCAAGCTGCGGAGGAACTTGGCATGCAGGTCTGGTTGTATGACGAATTTCCATATCCGAGTGGTATGGCTGGGGGCGAGGTAACACTTGAATTCCCGGAAGCGAAGCAGCGTCAGCTTATCCATCATCATCTGAATGTACAAGGTGACACATTGCTCGATCATGAGCTACCCTGGGGACGTGTGTTACATGCCATAGCTGTTCCTAAGGATGCACAAGGTGAACGCTCATGGCATGAATCCATTAATCTACGAGGATTCATTGGTAATGTACAGACAGATCAGGTGTACCAGGAGACGGGTCTCACTTCGTATAACCGCAAGCGATTTTTTACATACCATACAGCTTTTCGCTTGTTGTGGAAGGCTCCGGCTGGAGAATGGGAAGTTATTGTATTTCAAGAAGAAGAGATCGATGATTTTAAATATTACGGGAATTTTGTTGACCCTTGCCATCAGGAAGCCATGAGTCGTTTCATCGAACTCACGCATGATCGCTACAAGTCAGCTTTTGGAGAACGATTTGAAAGCGTAATCAAAGGTGTGTTTTCGGATGAAATTGCACCTCTTGGGAAGATTCCATGGTCACCACAATTGCCTCGTTATTTCGGTGAACGTTGTGGTTATAGCCTCATTGAGTCTCTACCTGCGCTGTTGTATGGGGATGTTCCGGATTTTGAGCGAATCCGATATGACTATTATCAATCCCTGCACCTCTTGCTCCGTACTTCTTATCATAAGCAAGTTCACGACTGGTGCGAACAGGCTGGAATTCAATATGCGGCAGAGGTTCCTGGTGTGCGTATGACAACACAGTTATACAGCCACATGCCAGGTGGCGACTCCGCCCATGAGAAGATCGGACGTTCGTTGTCTTGGATTCTTGAACGCTACGGAAAAAGAATGCGCGATAATCCCAAAATGGTCAGCTCACTAGCTAGACAACTGGGACGGGAACGAAATCTGATTGAATGTTTCCACAGTGTAGGCTGGTCAATGACCTTGCAGGATGCCAAATGGATGATTGACCGAATGGCGGCCATGGGCACAAACTTTTTCAACTTTCATGCTTTTTTCTACACAATTGGTGGGCTGGCGAAGCATGATGCTCCCCCTTCGCAGTTTCTGCAAAACCCGTACTGGGAACACTTTCGGGAACTCGGTGACTATACCGGAAGATTAGGTTACCTGATGAGCACAGGGGCAGCCGATATCCGTATCGCCGTGCTCGATCCAACGACTACACTCTGGAGTTTAATGGGGAATCCGTTGCATGGTTTTGAATACAGCGGAGAAGACGAAGCAGAAAAGGCAAGACTGGAAAGGCTCACCAATGACTGGATGAGGATCACTACGCACTTATTACAGAGCAGACGGGATTATGATCATCTTGATCCTGAACTTCTGGCGGAAGCCCAATTGGTGGATGGCAGGATTGAGATAGGCACAGCTCGTTATGAGGTATTGATTCTTCCACCCATGCTGAATTTGGAAGCAGCGGCGTGGAAACAAGTGAAGCATTGGGTATTACAGGGTGGGATCGTTATCTCTGTTGGGTTGCCTCCATATATACCCATTCAGCAAGGAAGCCCTGCAGGGGATGAAGCAGCGAGATTTTTCGGAGCTGGCGAACATCCAGAGATACAGTATTGGGATAATGGGCAAGACGAACAGGACGAAGGTAAGTCTCTATGGCGGCGCGGAGAAGGAAAGGCTTATTTCCTCCCTACGGCAGGTAGTGATTCAATAAATCGGGCTGTACTCGAGTCGATGTCCTTGCTTCTGGATGAAATTCTGCCTGAACCCGTACGTTGGGTGATGGAGAAGGAAAGTTCATCACTGCTTATGCAGACCAGACAATTGTCTAAAGGCGAATACATGGTCTTTTTAACTAATCAGGAAGATCAGTGCTTAGAAGGTGAATTGAAGGTCACAGTTGATGCATTATGGGCGGTTGCTGAACGCTCACCAAGTAGAGGCTTGCGGGTAGAGCGACTAGATTTGGAGCAAGGACAACGGTGTCCACTCCCCATTCATCATCGTGCAGACGAAGGGTATATTTCGCTACAGCTCGCACCTTATGAGGCACATGCTATAAGACTAACATGGGATGATGAGCACGGTTCAGCAGAAGAACAGTTCACAGAGAATACGGAGAAGAAGGAATCCGCTCTCAGTGTAAGTACTGTGGTTGCAAGCATTGATGAAGTTCATTCAATAACCATCCCTTCGGAGGGACCTTGGCGATTTGAAACGGTGCAGCCTAACGTGCTGCGTATGGGACATTTCCACCTCACAGCTAAAAATTACAACGGTGTAATTTTTGAGAATGGCCACTCTGAGGTCAAGCCATTCATTGATCAGGCCGCAGAATGTTCAGTGCATAGCTCACTTCCGCTCCAGTTTAATCAAGTATTCGGCACACCGAAGAAGCCAACTATTGCTTATCCATTGGAGTGTCACTACGCAACTTCGTTTGAACTAAGAACAGCTCTAGCGGATTGTTTATTATTCATGGATCGAGCGGCAATTTCGGGTGACTGGACGTTGATGATTAATGATCATGCTATCCGCCCTGATGCGTTCAAGTCGGCCCAGATTACGGATTTTGACAATATCGGTTATGACATTACACCATGGTTGCACAGCGGTCTTAACGAACTGAAGGTTACCGTTCAGATTACGAAGGATGAAGACGGAATCGTTGACCCTTTGTACTTACAAGGACGATTTGGAGTGGAGTTTCATCATGAGGGTATGGCTTCCTTAGTTAGGGAACCAGACACGGCCGTGCAGATTCAACCGGAGCCTCAGGCGTTATATCCACATTTTGCTGGAGAGATGATCTACAAGCGAAGCCTTTGTTTAGATCAACGGAGTCCAGATATTCCGTTCTTCGAACTGGAATTC
- a CDS encoding carbohydrate ABC transporter permease, which yields MNSRLYNSPAGRVFDVLNYIMLGVLGLLTVLPFLYIIGNSFATEAEITERSFFLIPKVFSLSAYEYIFSSSTMFRSIGVSIFITVVGTFVNLFFTLTMAYPLSRSDFWGRNMLMNMVIFSMLFGGGMIPTYLVIRGLGLLDSYWSLMLPGAISAFNLIVVKNFFQQMPPGLEEAARIDGCSDLGVLWRIVLPLSKPVIATFALFYAVGHWNNFFSALLYISDSTKWPLQVMLRQIVLLSQASVGDMANMDPNFVKPPEQSVKMAVIVVGTIPILLVYPFLQKHFAKGVMLGSIKG from the coding sequence ATGAACAGTCGTCTGTACAACAGCCCTGCTGGCAGAGTATTCGATGTGCTCAACTACATCATGCTCGGCGTTCTGGGGTTACTAACCGTTCTTCCTTTCTTGTATATTATAGGGAATTCATTCGCGACCGAAGCTGAAATTACCGAACGCAGTTTTTTCCTTATCCCTAAGGTGTTCTCTCTTAGCGCATATGAGTATATTTTTTCATCCTCCACGATGTTTCGAAGTATTGGTGTATCCATCTTCATTACCGTTGTAGGTACGTTCGTTAACTTATTCTTCACATTGACGATGGCGTACCCGCTGTCTCGCAGCGACTTCTGGGGACGGAATATGCTAATGAATATGGTCATTTTCTCCATGTTGTTTGGGGGAGGCATGATCCCAACGTATCTCGTCATTCGTGGTCTTGGATTGCTTGATTCCTACTGGTCTTTGATGCTTCCTGGCGCGATCAGCGCTTTTAACCTTATTGTTGTCAAAAACTTTTTTCAACAGATGCCGCCTGGGCTAGAGGAAGCGGCTCGCATCGACGGCTGTTCTGATCTTGGGGTGCTGTGGCGTATTGTTTTGCCATTGTCCAAACCGGTTATTGCTACATTTGCGTTATTCTACGCCGTAGGACATTGGAACAACTTTTTCTCCGCATTGCTCTACATTTCCGACAGTACCAAATGGCCGCTGCAAGTCATGTTACGACAAATTGTACTGCTGTCGCAGGCCAGTGTTGGAGATATGGCGAACATGGATCCCAACTTTGTTAAACCACCGGAACAATCTGTAAAAATGGCGGTCATCGTTGTGGGTACGATCCCGATCTTGCTGGTGTACCCGTTCTTGCAAAAGCATTTTGCCAAAGGTGTCATGCTCGGTTCAATTAAAGGCTAA
- a CDS encoding extracellular solute-binding protein — MGQPKTGLKKMAIVLCASMLLSTVLAACSGEQQSNTGEAAGGTDQLTIMLPNFEAENPPENSPVVQKLEELTKVDVNLQWVPSSSYEDKFNITLASGKLPDIMVVLGKSPSFINAARTGAFWELGPYLKDYPNLSQMNEIITNNASIDGKTYGIYRARALGRNGVTIRKDWLENLGLQEPKTIDEFYNVLKAFTNDDPDGNGKQDTYGLVASKFTGPWDNMQVWFGAPNKWGEDSSGALVPAHDTPEYMEALQFFRKIYSEGLVNKDFAVMDATKLPDPFVNGQAGVMVDVADNAQRMDQKILEKDPTATGRVDVLQAMEGPKGLRDMPTSGYSGMIVISKSGVKTEEDLKKVLTFLDQLNEPELQALLGNGLEGQQYEKKGDYIIPTTDKLALRDVQGLNQILMFIPEDKTLRIEQTPVRQKVAEVQKANEEIVIANPGEPLISDVYAQKGPQLDNIINDARIKFIVGQIDEQGFQDAVALWRKSGGDDYVKEVNELYAALK, encoded by the coding sequence ATGGGACAACCAAAAACAGGATTGAAGAAAATGGCTATTGTACTTTGTGCATCTATGTTATTAAGTACGGTGCTCGCTGCATGTAGTGGAGAACAACAATCGAATACGGGGGAAGCGGCAGGCGGCACAGATCAGTTGACGATCATGCTCCCTAATTTTGAAGCAGAGAATCCACCGGAGAATAGTCCGGTTGTACAGAAGCTAGAGGAGCTGACCAAGGTCGATGTTAACCTTCAATGGGTGCCCAGCAGTTCGTATGAAGACAAATTCAATATCACCTTAGCTTCAGGCAAGTTGCCGGATATTATGGTGGTACTAGGTAAGTCGCCGAGTTTTATCAACGCAGCTCGAACAGGAGCATTCTGGGAGCTTGGCCCTTACTTGAAGGATTATCCAAACCTCAGCCAAATGAATGAGATCATTACGAACAATGCTTCGATTGATGGCAAAACGTACGGCATATACCGGGCTCGCGCTCTGGGACGCAACGGGGTAACGATTCGCAAGGACTGGCTGGAGAATCTGGGGCTTCAAGAACCGAAAACGATTGATGAATTCTACAATGTATTGAAAGCGTTCACGAATGATGATCCAGACGGAAATGGCAAACAGGACACCTACGGGCTGGTGGCAAGTAAATTCACAGGTCCATGGGATAACATGCAGGTATGGTTTGGCGCACCGAACAAATGGGGCGAGGATAGCAGTGGAGCTTTAGTTCCAGCACATGATACACCGGAGTATATGGAGGCATTGCAATTCTTCCGCAAAATTTACAGTGAAGGTCTGGTGAACAAGGACTTTGCAGTAATGGATGCAACGAAACTTCCAGATCCATTTGTAAATGGGCAGGCTGGCGTCATGGTGGATGTGGCAGATAATGCACAACGTATGGATCAGAAGATCTTGGAGAAAGATCCAACAGCTACAGGACGTGTGGATGTACTGCAAGCGATGGAGGGGCCAAAAGGTCTGCGTGATATGCCAACGTCTGGTTACTCTGGGATGATCGTTATTTCCAAGAGCGGTGTGAAAACGGAGGAAGATCTGAAGAAGGTACTGACCTTCTTGGATCAATTGAATGAACCAGAGCTTCAGGCATTACTCGGCAACGGGTTAGAAGGTCAGCAGTATGAGAAAAAAGGCGACTACATCATACCTACAACAGATAAACTGGCACTGCGGGATGTACAGGGATTGAATCAGATTCTGATGTTTATCCCTGAGGACAAAACGTTACGTATAGAACAAACTCCTGTTCGACAAAAGGTTGCTGAGGTTCAGAAGGCCAATGAAGAGATTGTCATCGCGAACCCAGGTGAACCACTGATCTCGGATGTATACGCGCAGAAGGGGCCACAGCTTGATAACATCATCAATGATGCTCGTATTAAGTTCATTGTAGGACAGATTGATGAGCAAGGCTTCCAGGATGCGGTTGCTCTGTGGAGAAAGAGCGGCGGTGACGACTATGTCAAAGAAGTAAATGAGCTATACGCTGCGCTCAAATAG